The following are encoded together in the Pseudoalteromonas ruthenica genome:
- the clpS gene encoding ATP-dependent Clp protease adapter ClpS: MSGMKDSGVVERSRDEQKQKLQPPRKFKVILNNDDYTPMDFVIEVLVTFFNMDSERATDVMLKVHHEGKAVCGIYPADIAHTKTEQVNRYARDHEHPLLCSCEQE, from the coding sequence ATGAGTGGAATGAAAGATTCAGGTGTTGTAGAGCGTAGTCGTGACGAGCAAAAGCAGAAGCTGCAGCCACCGCGTAAGTTTAAGGTAATCTTAAATAACGACGACTACACGCCCATGGACTTCGTTATTGAAGTATTAGTAACGTTTTTCAATATGGATAGCGAAAGAGCAACAGACGTGATGCTCAAGGTCCATCACGAGGGTAAAGCGGTTTGCGGTATCTACCCTGCAGATATTGCCCATACCAAAACAGAGCAGGTTAACCGCTACGCCCGTGACCATGAGCATCCACTGCTTTGCAGTTGTGAGCAGGAATAA
- the cspD gene encoding cold shock domain-containing protein CspD encodes MACGKVKWFNNAKGFGFIQEDGSEEDIFAHYSTIQMDGYKTLKAGQDVTFELQQGPKGLHATNIAPTDGSEPL; translated from the coding sequence ATGGCTTGTGGAAAAGTCAAATGGTTCAACAACGCCAAAGGGTTCGGTTTTATCCAAGAAGATGGTAGCGAAGAAGATATCTTTGCCCACTATTCCACTATTCAGATGGACGGATATAAAACACTGAAAGCTGGCCAAGATGTTACGTTTGAACTGCAACAAGGGCCTAAAGGCCTGCACGCAACCAATATTGCACCAACTGATGGCTCTGAACCGCTTTAA
- the clpA gene encoding ATP-dependent Clp protease ATP-binding subunit ClpA, whose translation MLNKDLEITLNNAFKEARTRRHEFMTVEHLLLALLDNPSANEALIACGVDLSLLRNELSEFIDETTPVISDLEQERETQPTLGFQRVLQRAVFHVQSSGKSEVTGVNVLVAIFSEQESQAVYLLKKNDVNRLDVVNFISHGISRMDDEGEELGDHEEIHEEMGGEASEEKNILDKYTTNLNVQAEKGQVDPLIGRDQEVERTVQVLCRRKKNNPLLVGEAGVGKTAIAEGLAYRIIHNEVPEVIADGVVYSLDMGALLAGTKYRGDFEKRLKSLLKQLQKEPGAILFIDEIHTIIGAGAASGGVMDASNLIKPLLSSGELRCMGSTTYNEFKNIFEKDRALVRRFQKIDVSEPSVEDTAKILNGLKERYEEHHGIRYTQKALRAAAELSAKYINERHLPDKAIDVIDEAGANQRLQPVSKRKKTINVADIEQIIAKIARIPQQSVSSSDKEVLKNLDRNLKMLVFGQDQSIEALSSAIRLSRSGLANEDKPVGSFLFAGPTGVGKTEVTKQLATCLGIEFIRFDMSEYMERHAVSRLIGAPPGYIGYEQGGLLTDAVIKQPHAVVLLDEIEKAHSDIYNILLQVMDHGTLTDNNGRKADFRNVILVMTTNAGVQETVKNSIGFATQDSSHDALAEINKVFTPEFRNRLDNIIWFNHLDTEVILQVVDKFLVELQAQLDKKSVNLELTDEARTWLAHKGYDKAMGARPMARVIQEQVKKPLANEILFGQLVDGGDVKVDVKNDKLEFNYSEELSPA comes from the coding sequence ATGCTAAATAAAGATCTAGAGATTACCTTGAACAACGCGTTCAAAGAAGCCCGCACACGCCGCCATGAGTTTATGACGGTGGAGCATTTGCTGCTGGCATTACTAGATAATCCATCCGCGAATGAAGCCCTCATTGCCTGCGGTGTTGACTTGAGTTTGTTGCGTAACGAATTATCTGAGTTTATTGATGAAACAACGCCGGTCATCTCAGATCTTGAACAAGAACGGGAAACCCAGCCAACACTTGGTTTTCAGCGCGTTTTACAGCGTGCCGTGTTTCATGTGCAGTCGTCCGGGAAAAGTGAAGTCACAGGCGTAAACGTGCTGGTTGCTATTTTCTCTGAGCAAGAGAGCCAGGCCGTTTACCTATTGAAGAAAAACGACGTTAATCGCCTCGATGTAGTGAACTTTATCTCCCACGGCATTTCGCGCATGGACGATGAGGGGGAAGAACTCGGTGATCATGAAGAAATTCACGAGGAAATGGGTGGTGAAGCGTCGGAAGAGAAAAATATTCTCGACAAATACACCACTAACCTTAACGTGCAGGCAGAAAAAGGGCAGGTAGACCCGCTGATCGGTCGCGATCAAGAAGTGGAGCGTACCGTTCAAGTGTTGTGCCGGCGCAAAAAGAATAACCCGTTGTTGGTCGGCGAAGCTGGCGTGGGTAAAACAGCCATAGCCGAAGGGCTGGCTTATCGTATTATTCACAATGAAGTCCCTGAAGTTATCGCTGATGGCGTGGTTTATTCCCTTGATATGGGTGCCTTGCTTGCTGGTACTAAGTACCGAGGTGATTTTGAAAAACGTTTAAAGAGTTTGCTCAAACAGCTTCAAAAAGAACCTGGGGCCATTCTCTTTATTGATGAAATACACACCATTATTGGCGCTGGCGCAGCATCGGGCGGCGTCATGGATGCATCGAATTTAATTAAGCCATTGCTTTCAAGTGGCGAGCTTCGCTGCATGGGGTCGACGACCTATAACGAGTTTAAGAATATTTTTGAAAAAGACCGCGCTCTAGTGCGTCGTTTCCAAAAAATAGATGTGAGCGAGCCAAGCGTTGAAGACACTGCAAAAATTCTTAATGGTCTGAAAGAGCGTTATGAAGAGCACCACGGCATACGCTACACGCAAAAGGCACTGCGTGCGGCGGCAGAGCTAAGTGCAAAATATATCAATGAGCGTCATTTGCCTGATAAAGCCATTGATGTCATTGATGAAGCGGGGGCAAATCAACGCTTGCAGCCTGTATCTAAGCGCAAGAAAACCATTAATGTTGCCGATATTGAGCAAATTATCGCTAAGATAGCGCGCATTCCGCAGCAAAGTGTGTCCTCAAGCGACAAAGAAGTGCTTAAAAACCTCGACCGCAACCTCAAAATGTTGGTGTTCGGTCAAGATCAGTCAATTGAGGCTTTATCTTCGGCGATACGTTTGTCGCGCTCGGGTCTTGCTAATGAAGATAAGCCGGTGGGCTCATTCTTATTTGCCGGTCCAACGGGCGTGGGTAAAACAGAAGTGACTAAACAGTTGGCCACGTGTTTAGGTATCGAATTTATCCGCTTTGATATGTCTGAGTACATGGAGCGCCATGCCGTAAGTCGCTTGATAGGCGCACCGCCTGGGTATATTGGTTACGAGCAAGGAGGGCTATTGACTGATGCGGTGATCAAGCAGCCACATGCCGTTGTGCTGCTCGATGAAATCGAAAAAGCACACAGTGATATTTACAATATCCTGTTGCAGGTTATGGATCACGGCACACTAACCGATAACAACGGCCGTAAGGCGGACTTCCGTAATGTTATTTTAGTGATGACCACCAATGCGGGTGTACAAGAAACGGTGAAAAACTCCATTGGTTTTGCCACGCAAGACTCATCGCATGATGCGTTAGCGGAAATCAACAAGGTGTTTACGCCAGAGTTTAGAAACCGTTTGGATAATATCATTTGGTTCAACCATCTCGATACCGAGGTGATCTTGCAAGTGGTTGATAAATTCTTGGTAGAGCTGCAAGCACAGCTTGATAAGAAATCAGTCAACCTTGAACTGACCGACGAAGCACGTACTTGGTTGGCACATAAAGGCTATGACAAAGCGATGGGTGCACGGCCAATGGCGCGAGTGATACAGGAGCAAGTTAAGAAACCATTGGCTAACGAAATATTATTTGGTCAGCTCGTTGATGGCGGCGATGTGAAAGTGGATGTCAAAAACGATAAACTGGAATTTAACTACTCTGAAGAGCTTAGCCCCGCCTAA
- the infA gene encoding translation initiation factor IF-1, whose amino-acid sequence MAKEDVIEMQGTVLDTLPNTMFRVELENGHVVVAHISGKMRKNYIRILTGDKVTVELTPYDLSKGRIVFRAR is encoded by the coding sequence ATGGCGAAAGAAGACGTAATTGAAATGCAAGGGACGGTACTTGATACCCTACCTAATACTATGTTCCGTGTAGAACTAGAAAACGGCCACGTAGTTGTGGCGCATATTTCCGGTAAAATGCGTAAAAACTACATTCGTATTTTGACTGGTGATAAAGTAACTGTGGAACTTACGCCTTACGACTTAAGCAAAGGCCGCATCGTTTTCCGCGCGCGCTAA
- a CDS encoding arginyltransferase, whose protein sequence is MAQHLPIKIGLSQRFPCSYLDEQEEQLLVILDPLCYTPQGFEALLQHGFRRSGEQIYRPHCPSCTACESVRILASEFTPSRSQKRKLNKVREFAVHVSHFERPEYYPLYERYINERHSDGSMYPAERSQFESFLLCKWMNIAFIELWHQERLIGVAVTDVMPNSLSAIYTFFDPDYEALSLGSVMILKQIEHAQKLAKDFVYLGYQIDDCRKMRYKLQYRPAQRLRADAWIAVE, encoded by the coding sequence ATGGCGCAACACCTTCCCATAAAAATAGGCCTTAGCCAACGTTTTCCTTGTAGTTATCTTGATGAACAAGAAGAACAGCTGTTGGTTATTCTTGATCCCTTATGTTATACCCCGCAAGGGTTTGAAGCGCTCTTGCAACATGGCTTTCGCCGTAGTGGTGAACAAATATATCGACCCCATTGCCCCAGTTGCACGGCCTGTGAATCGGTGCGCATATTAGCCAGTGAGTTCACCCCCTCACGTTCGCAAAAACGTAAGCTTAATAAAGTCAGAGAGTTTGCCGTGCATGTGAGTCACTTTGAGCGCCCTGAATACTACCCGCTGTACGAACGCTATATTAATGAGCGCCACAGTGATGGCAGTATGTATCCCGCTGAGCGCAGTCAGTTTGAAAGTTTCTTACTGTGCAAGTGGATGAACATCGCTTTTATTGAGCTTTGGCATCAAGAGCGCTTGATTGGCGTTGCCGTTACCGATGTTATGCCCAACTCCTTGTCTGCTATTTATACTTTTTTTGATCCTGACTATGAGGCGCTTAGCTTGGGAAGCGTGATGATCCTCAAACAGATAGAGCATGCCCAGAAGCTGGCAAAAGACTTTGTCTATTTGGGATATCAAATCGATGATTGTCGCAAGATGCGCTATAAATTGCAGTACCGACCAGCGCAAAGATTGCGTGCAGATGCGTGGATTGCCGTCGAATGA